A window from Hemicordylus capensis ecotype Gifberg chromosome 2, rHemCap1.1.pri, whole genome shotgun sequence encodes these proteins:
- the HSD17B8 gene encoding (3R)-3-hydroxyacyl-CoA dehydrogenase: MAGPLRLQGALALVTGGGSGIGRAICIRLAREGALVAIADCDEAGAAKTLKELQAGDHGALPVDVGCAKSVSDLMTHIQDRFSRPANVCVNCAGITMDEFLLKQTEEAFDAVLRVNLKGTFLVTQAVARALVACGASGGSIINVGSIVGKVGNLGQVNYAASKAGVEALSKTVAKELARYNIRCNTVLPGFIRSPMTDKVPQKVLDKFASMVPLGRLGEPEDVADVCAFLASNESQYITGASVEVTGGLFV; the protein is encoded by the exons ATGGCTGGCCCTCTGAGACTGCAGGGGGCTTTAGCGCTAGTCACAG GGGGTGGCAGCGGCATTGGGCGTGCCATCTGCATCCGTCTGGCCCGGGAAGGAGCACTGGTGGCCATAGCAGACTGCGATGAAGCAGGGGCGGCCAAGACGCTGAAGGAGCTCCAGGCAGGGGACCACGGGGCCCTGCCTGTCGATGTCGGATGTGCCAAGAGCGTCAGTGACCTCATGACCCATATCCAG gaTCGCTTTTCCCGCCCTGCCAATGTCTGCGTCAATTGTGCCGGGATCACAATGGATGAATTCCTACTCAAGCAGACAGAGGAGGCGTTTGATGCTGTTCTCAGAGTGAACCTGAAG GGGACGTTCCTGGTGACGCAGGCCGTGGCGCGGGCGCTGGTGGCATGCGGGGCCTCCGGGGGCTCCATCATCAACGTGGGCAGCATTGTGGGGAAG gtgGGGAACCTGGGACAGGTGAATTATGCTGCTTCCAAGGCTGGGGTGGAGGCTCTCTCCAAGACGGTGGCCAAGGAACTGGCCAG GTACAACATCCGTTGCAACACGGTCCTGCCAGGATTCATCCGCTCCCCCATGACGGACAAAGTGCCCCAGAAAGTGCTAGACAAG TTTGCATCCATGGTACCCCTGGGGAGGCTCGGAGAACCCGAAG atgttgctgatgttTGTGCTTTCCTGGCCTCTAATGAGAGCCAGTACATTACTGGAGCGAGTGTGGAGGTCACAG GGGGCCTCTTCGTCTGA
- the SLC39A7 gene encoding zinc transporter SLC39A7 isoform X1, whose product MVATITVQGMNLHQHHFGEGQGECQRATTMTAGRRLCRARLRDVLIILMVCMMQMWMVSSQGFHGHGHSHEDLHHGHSHADHGHTHEHIWHGHGHAHEDHHHEHSHAHHDFHHGHEDLHHGHSHGHEDPHHGHSHSHFHEDSHQGLHGHSHQDHASGPNQAKSLHTHEKVSLRREKLEPVQLWSYAIGATLLISAAPYFILFLIPVESNTSQHQALLKLLLSFASGGLLGDAFLHLIPHALEPHSHHADGAGHVHSHGKPAGHGHSHQGPEHQHMMSVGLWVLGGIVAFLVVEKFVRHVKGGHGHGHSHAVPAAAKAKCSDDEEEKEPTQRSSEKAAPKRKEKTPESAMRVAGYLNLAADFAHNFTDGLALGASFLAGSTVGAVTTLTVLLHEVPHEVGDFAILVQSGCSKRKAMKLQLVTALGALAGTVCSLLAEGVGEAATAWILPFTAGGFIYVATVSVIPELLRDSGPVQSLLEVLGLVAGVAMMVFIAQYE is encoded by the exons atggtggcaaccataactgttCAGGGCATGAACCTTCACCAGCACCATTTCGGAGAAGGGCAAGGGGAGTGTCAAAGGG CAACTACAATGACTGCCGGCAGGCGGCTGTGCAGAGCCAGACTCCGTGATGTGCTCATCATTTTGATGGTCTGTATGATGCAGATGTGGATGGTTTCCTCACAAGGTTTTCACGGCCATGGACATTCTCATGAGGACTTGCACCACGGCCACAGCCACGCTGACCACGGCCACACACATGAGCATATTTGGCATGGCCATGGTCACGCTCATGAGGACCATCATCATGAACACAGCCATGCTCACCATGACTTCCACCACGGGCACGAAGATTTGCATCATGGGCACAGTCACGGGCATGAGGATCCACATCACGGGCACAGCCACTCCCATTTCCATGAGGATTCCCACCAAGGTCTTCATGGCCATTCGCACCAGGACCATGCCAGTGGTCCCAACCAGGCCAAATCTTTACACACGCATGAGAAGGTGTCCCTGAGAAGAGAGAAACTGGAGCCCGTGCAGCTGTGGTCATAC GCCATCGGGGCCACGCTCCTTATCAGCGCTGCCCCCTACTTCATCCTCTTCCTGATTCCCGTGGAGTCGAACACCTCCCAGCACCAGGCCCTGCTCAAACTGCTGCTCAGCTTTGCCTCGGGGGGCCTCCTGGGGGATGCCTTCCTGCACCTCATTCCTCATGCGCTGG AGCCTCACTCCCATCACGCAGATGGAGCCGGACACGTGCATTCCCACGGGAAGCCGGCTGGCCATGGACACTCTCACCAGG GTCCTGAGCACCAGCATATGATGTCAGTCGGCCTCTGGGTTCTCGGTGGCATTGTGGCATTCCTGGTGGTCGAGAAGTTTGTCCGACACGTCAAAGGAGGCCATGGACATGGGCACAGTCACG CAGTCCCTGCAGCTGCCAAAGCCAAGTGCAGTGACGATGAGGAAGAGAAAGAGCCCACCCAAAGGTCCTCGGAGAAAGCTGCCCCCAAGAGGAAGGAGAAGACGCCAGAGTCTG CCATGCGTGTCGCAGGGTACCTAAACCTGGCCGCTGACTTTGCCCACAACTTCACGGACGGCTTGGCACTGGGGGCCTCGTTCTTGGCGGGCAGCACTGTGGGGGCCGTCACCACCCTGACTGTGCTGCTGCACGAAGTCCCCCACGAGGTGGGCGACTTTGCAATCCTCGTGCAATCCGGCTGCAGCAAGAGGAAG GCAATGAAGCTGCAGCTGGTGACAGCCCTGGGGGCGCTGGCAGGCACAGTTTGCTCCCTGTTGGCCGAGGGTGTGGGAGAGGCGGCCACCGCCTGGATCCTCCCCTTCACCGCCGGAGGCTTCATCTACGTGGCCACCGTCTCAGTGATCCCGGAGCTCCTGCGGGATTCAGGGCCCGTCCAGTCCCTGCTTGAGGTGCTGGGCCTCGTGGCTGGTGTGGCTATGATGGTCTTCATCGCCCAGTACGAGTAG
- the SLC39A7 gene encoding zinc transporter SLC39A7 isoform X3 yields the protein MPRQISAGLTDPGEVATTMTAGRRLCRARLRDVLIILMVCMMQMWMVSSQGFHGHGHSHEDLHHGHSHADHGHTHEHIWHGHGHAHEDHHHEHSHAHHDFHHGHEDLHHGHSHGHEDPHHGHSHSHFHEDSHQGLHGHSHQDHASGPNQAKSLHTHEKVSLRREKLEPVQLWSYAIGATLLISAAPYFILFLIPVESNTSQHQALLKLLLSFASGGLLGDAFLHLIPHALEPHSHHADGAGHVHSHGKPAGHGHSHQGPEHQHMMSVGLWVLGGIVAFLVVEKFVRHVKGGHGHGHSHAVPAAAKAKCSDDEEEKEPTQRSSEKAAPKRKEKTPESAMRVAGYLNLAADFAHNFTDGLALGASFLAGSTVGAVTTLTVLLHEVPHEVGDFAILVQSGCSKRKAMKLQLVTALGALAGTVCSLLAEGVGEAATAWILPFTAGGFIYVATVSVIPELLRDSGPVQSLLEVLGLVAGVAMMVFIAQYE from the exons ATGCCACGTCAGATTTCAGCCGGGCTAACGGATCCAGGAGAAGTGG CAACTACAATGACTGCCGGCAGGCGGCTGTGCAGAGCCAGACTCCGTGATGTGCTCATCATTTTGATGGTCTGTATGATGCAGATGTGGATGGTTTCCTCACAAGGTTTTCACGGCCATGGACATTCTCATGAGGACTTGCACCACGGCCACAGCCACGCTGACCACGGCCACACACATGAGCATATTTGGCATGGCCATGGTCACGCTCATGAGGACCATCATCATGAACACAGCCATGCTCACCATGACTTCCACCACGGGCACGAAGATTTGCATCATGGGCACAGTCACGGGCATGAGGATCCACATCACGGGCACAGCCACTCCCATTTCCATGAGGATTCCCACCAAGGTCTTCATGGCCATTCGCACCAGGACCATGCCAGTGGTCCCAACCAGGCCAAATCTTTACACACGCATGAGAAGGTGTCCCTGAGAAGAGAGAAACTGGAGCCCGTGCAGCTGTGGTCATAC GCCATCGGGGCCACGCTCCTTATCAGCGCTGCCCCCTACTTCATCCTCTTCCTGATTCCCGTGGAGTCGAACACCTCCCAGCACCAGGCCCTGCTCAAACTGCTGCTCAGCTTTGCCTCGGGGGGCCTCCTGGGGGATGCCTTCCTGCACCTCATTCCTCATGCGCTGG AGCCTCACTCCCATCACGCAGATGGAGCCGGACACGTGCATTCCCACGGGAAGCCGGCTGGCCATGGACACTCTCACCAGG GTCCTGAGCACCAGCATATGATGTCAGTCGGCCTCTGGGTTCTCGGTGGCATTGTGGCATTCCTGGTGGTCGAGAAGTTTGTCCGACACGTCAAAGGAGGCCATGGACATGGGCACAGTCACG CAGTCCCTGCAGCTGCCAAAGCCAAGTGCAGTGACGATGAGGAAGAGAAAGAGCCCACCCAAAGGTCCTCGGAGAAAGCTGCCCCCAAGAGGAAGGAGAAGACGCCAGAGTCTG CCATGCGTGTCGCAGGGTACCTAAACCTGGCCGCTGACTTTGCCCACAACTTCACGGACGGCTTGGCACTGGGGGCCTCGTTCTTGGCGGGCAGCACTGTGGGGGCCGTCACCACCCTGACTGTGCTGCTGCACGAAGTCCCCCACGAGGTGGGCGACTTTGCAATCCTCGTGCAATCCGGCTGCAGCAAGAGGAAG GCAATGAAGCTGCAGCTGGTGACAGCCCTGGGGGCGCTGGCAGGCACAGTTTGCTCCCTGTTGGCCGAGGGTGTGGGAGAGGCGGCCACCGCCTGGATCCTCCCCTTCACCGCCGGAGGCTTCATCTACGTGGCCACCGTCTCAGTGATCCCGGAGCTCCTGCGGGATTCAGGGCCCGTCCAGTCCCTGCTTGAGGTGCTGGGCCTCGTGGCTGGTGTGGCTATGATGGTCTTCATCGCCCAGTACGAGTAG
- the SLC39A7 gene encoding zinc transporter SLC39A7 isoform X5, whose translation MLEQNGGTTTMTAGRRLCRARLRDVLIILMVCMMQMWMVSSQGFHGHGHSHEDLHHGHSHADHGHTHEHIWHGHGHAHEDHHHEHSHAHHDFHHGHEDLHHGHSHGHEDPHHGHSHSHFHEDSHQGLHGHSHQDHASGPNQAKSLHTHEKVSLRREKLEPVQLWSYAIGATLLISAAPYFILFLIPVESNTSQHQALLKLLLSFASGGLLGDAFLHLIPHALEPHSHHADGAGHVHSHGKPAGHGHSHQGPEHQHMMSVGLWVLGGIVAFLVVEKFVRHVKGGHGHGHSHAVPAAAKAKCSDDEEEKEPTQRSSEKAAPKRKEKTPESAMRVAGYLNLAADFAHNFTDGLALGASFLAGSTVGAVTTLTVLLHEVPHEVGDFAILVQSGCSKRKAMKLQLVTALGALAGTVCSLLAEGVGEAATAWILPFTAGGFIYVATVSVIPELLRDSGPVQSLLEVLGLVAGVAMMVFIAQYE comes from the exons ATGCTGGAGCAGAACGGAGGAA CAACTACAATGACTGCCGGCAGGCGGCTGTGCAGAGCCAGACTCCGTGATGTGCTCATCATTTTGATGGTCTGTATGATGCAGATGTGGATGGTTTCCTCACAAGGTTTTCACGGCCATGGACATTCTCATGAGGACTTGCACCACGGCCACAGCCACGCTGACCACGGCCACACACATGAGCATATTTGGCATGGCCATGGTCACGCTCATGAGGACCATCATCATGAACACAGCCATGCTCACCATGACTTCCACCACGGGCACGAAGATTTGCATCATGGGCACAGTCACGGGCATGAGGATCCACATCACGGGCACAGCCACTCCCATTTCCATGAGGATTCCCACCAAGGTCTTCATGGCCATTCGCACCAGGACCATGCCAGTGGTCCCAACCAGGCCAAATCTTTACACACGCATGAGAAGGTGTCCCTGAGAAGAGAGAAACTGGAGCCCGTGCAGCTGTGGTCATAC GCCATCGGGGCCACGCTCCTTATCAGCGCTGCCCCCTACTTCATCCTCTTCCTGATTCCCGTGGAGTCGAACACCTCCCAGCACCAGGCCCTGCTCAAACTGCTGCTCAGCTTTGCCTCGGGGGGCCTCCTGGGGGATGCCTTCCTGCACCTCATTCCTCATGCGCTGG AGCCTCACTCCCATCACGCAGATGGAGCCGGACACGTGCATTCCCACGGGAAGCCGGCTGGCCATGGACACTCTCACCAGG GTCCTGAGCACCAGCATATGATGTCAGTCGGCCTCTGGGTTCTCGGTGGCATTGTGGCATTCCTGGTGGTCGAGAAGTTTGTCCGACACGTCAAAGGAGGCCATGGACATGGGCACAGTCACG CAGTCCCTGCAGCTGCCAAAGCCAAGTGCAGTGACGATGAGGAAGAGAAAGAGCCCACCCAAAGGTCCTCGGAGAAAGCTGCCCCCAAGAGGAAGGAGAAGACGCCAGAGTCTG CCATGCGTGTCGCAGGGTACCTAAACCTGGCCGCTGACTTTGCCCACAACTTCACGGACGGCTTGGCACTGGGGGCCTCGTTCTTGGCGGGCAGCACTGTGGGGGCCGTCACCACCCTGACTGTGCTGCTGCACGAAGTCCCCCACGAGGTGGGCGACTTTGCAATCCTCGTGCAATCCGGCTGCAGCAAGAGGAAG GCAATGAAGCTGCAGCTGGTGACAGCCCTGGGGGCGCTGGCAGGCACAGTTTGCTCCCTGTTGGCCGAGGGTGTGGGAGAGGCGGCCACCGCCTGGATCCTCCCCTTCACCGCCGGAGGCTTCATCTACGTGGCCACCGTCTCAGTGATCCCGGAGCTCCTGCGGGATTCAGGGCCCGTCCAGTCCCTGCTTGAGGTGCTGGGCCTCGTGGCTGGTGTGGCTATGATGGTCTTCATCGCCCAGTACGAGTAG
- the SLC39A7 gene encoding zinc transporter SLC39A7 isoform X4 encodes MVQDPIYSLRATTMTAGRRLCRARLRDVLIILMVCMMQMWMVSSQGFHGHGHSHEDLHHGHSHADHGHTHEHIWHGHGHAHEDHHHEHSHAHHDFHHGHEDLHHGHSHGHEDPHHGHSHSHFHEDSHQGLHGHSHQDHASGPNQAKSLHTHEKVSLRREKLEPVQLWSYAIGATLLISAAPYFILFLIPVESNTSQHQALLKLLLSFASGGLLGDAFLHLIPHALEPHSHHADGAGHVHSHGKPAGHGHSHQGPEHQHMMSVGLWVLGGIVAFLVVEKFVRHVKGGHGHGHSHAVPAAAKAKCSDDEEEKEPTQRSSEKAAPKRKEKTPESAMRVAGYLNLAADFAHNFTDGLALGASFLAGSTVGAVTTLTVLLHEVPHEVGDFAILVQSGCSKRKAMKLQLVTALGALAGTVCSLLAEGVGEAATAWILPFTAGGFIYVATVSVIPELLRDSGPVQSLLEVLGLVAGVAMMVFIAQYE; translated from the exons ATGGTTCAGGATCCAATATATTCCTTGAGAG CAACTACAATGACTGCCGGCAGGCGGCTGTGCAGAGCCAGACTCCGTGATGTGCTCATCATTTTGATGGTCTGTATGATGCAGATGTGGATGGTTTCCTCACAAGGTTTTCACGGCCATGGACATTCTCATGAGGACTTGCACCACGGCCACAGCCACGCTGACCACGGCCACACACATGAGCATATTTGGCATGGCCATGGTCACGCTCATGAGGACCATCATCATGAACACAGCCATGCTCACCATGACTTCCACCACGGGCACGAAGATTTGCATCATGGGCACAGTCACGGGCATGAGGATCCACATCACGGGCACAGCCACTCCCATTTCCATGAGGATTCCCACCAAGGTCTTCATGGCCATTCGCACCAGGACCATGCCAGTGGTCCCAACCAGGCCAAATCTTTACACACGCATGAGAAGGTGTCCCTGAGAAGAGAGAAACTGGAGCCCGTGCAGCTGTGGTCATAC GCCATCGGGGCCACGCTCCTTATCAGCGCTGCCCCCTACTTCATCCTCTTCCTGATTCCCGTGGAGTCGAACACCTCCCAGCACCAGGCCCTGCTCAAACTGCTGCTCAGCTTTGCCTCGGGGGGCCTCCTGGGGGATGCCTTCCTGCACCTCATTCCTCATGCGCTGG AGCCTCACTCCCATCACGCAGATGGAGCCGGACACGTGCATTCCCACGGGAAGCCGGCTGGCCATGGACACTCTCACCAGG GTCCTGAGCACCAGCATATGATGTCAGTCGGCCTCTGGGTTCTCGGTGGCATTGTGGCATTCCTGGTGGTCGAGAAGTTTGTCCGACACGTCAAAGGAGGCCATGGACATGGGCACAGTCACG CAGTCCCTGCAGCTGCCAAAGCCAAGTGCAGTGACGATGAGGAAGAGAAAGAGCCCACCCAAAGGTCCTCGGAGAAAGCTGCCCCCAAGAGGAAGGAGAAGACGCCAGAGTCTG CCATGCGTGTCGCAGGGTACCTAAACCTGGCCGCTGACTTTGCCCACAACTTCACGGACGGCTTGGCACTGGGGGCCTCGTTCTTGGCGGGCAGCACTGTGGGGGCCGTCACCACCCTGACTGTGCTGCTGCACGAAGTCCCCCACGAGGTGGGCGACTTTGCAATCCTCGTGCAATCCGGCTGCAGCAAGAGGAAG GCAATGAAGCTGCAGCTGGTGACAGCCCTGGGGGCGCTGGCAGGCACAGTTTGCTCCCTGTTGGCCGAGGGTGTGGGAGAGGCGGCCACCGCCTGGATCCTCCCCTTCACCGCCGGAGGCTTCATCTACGTGGCCACCGTCTCAGTGATCCCGGAGCTCCTGCGGGATTCAGGGCCCGTCCAGTCCCTGCTTGAGGTGCTGGGCCTCGTGGCTGGTGTGGCTATGATGGTCTTCATCGCCCAGTACGAGTAG
- the SLC39A7 gene encoding zinc transporter SLC39A7 isoform X2, protein MVATITVQGMNLHQHHFGEGQGECQRATTMTAGRRLCRARLRDVLIILMVCMMQMWMVSSQGFHGHGHSHEDLHHGHSHADHGHTHEHIWHGHGHAHEDHHHEHSHAHHDFHHGHEDLHHGHSHGHEDPHHGHSHSHFHEDSHQGLHGHSHQDHASGPNQAKSLHTHEKVSLRREKLEPVQLWSYAIGATLLISAAPYFILFLIPVESNTSQHQALLKLLLSFASGGLLGDAFLHLIPHALEPHSHHADGAGHVHSHGKPAGHGHSHQGPEHQHMMSVGLWVLGGIVAFLVVEKFVRHVKGGHGHGHSHVPAAAKAKCSDDEEEKEPTQRSSEKAAPKRKEKTPESAMRVAGYLNLAADFAHNFTDGLALGASFLAGSTVGAVTTLTVLLHEVPHEVGDFAILVQSGCSKRKAMKLQLVTALGALAGTVCSLLAEGVGEAATAWILPFTAGGFIYVATVSVIPELLRDSGPVQSLLEVLGLVAGVAMMVFIAQYE, encoded by the exons atggtggcaaccataactgttCAGGGCATGAACCTTCACCAGCACCATTTCGGAGAAGGGCAAGGGGAGTGTCAAAGGG CAACTACAATGACTGCCGGCAGGCGGCTGTGCAGAGCCAGACTCCGTGATGTGCTCATCATTTTGATGGTCTGTATGATGCAGATGTGGATGGTTTCCTCACAAGGTTTTCACGGCCATGGACATTCTCATGAGGACTTGCACCACGGCCACAGCCACGCTGACCACGGCCACACACATGAGCATATTTGGCATGGCCATGGTCACGCTCATGAGGACCATCATCATGAACACAGCCATGCTCACCATGACTTCCACCACGGGCACGAAGATTTGCATCATGGGCACAGTCACGGGCATGAGGATCCACATCACGGGCACAGCCACTCCCATTTCCATGAGGATTCCCACCAAGGTCTTCATGGCCATTCGCACCAGGACCATGCCAGTGGTCCCAACCAGGCCAAATCTTTACACACGCATGAGAAGGTGTCCCTGAGAAGAGAGAAACTGGAGCCCGTGCAGCTGTGGTCATAC GCCATCGGGGCCACGCTCCTTATCAGCGCTGCCCCCTACTTCATCCTCTTCCTGATTCCCGTGGAGTCGAACACCTCCCAGCACCAGGCCCTGCTCAAACTGCTGCTCAGCTTTGCCTCGGGGGGCCTCCTGGGGGATGCCTTCCTGCACCTCATTCCTCATGCGCTGG AGCCTCACTCCCATCACGCAGATGGAGCCGGACACGTGCATTCCCACGGGAAGCCGGCTGGCCATGGACACTCTCACCAGG GTCCTGAGCACCAGCATATGATGTCAGTCGGCCTCTGGGTTCTCGGTGGCATTGTGGCATTCCTGGTGGTCGAGAAGTTTGTCCGACACGTCAAAGGAGGCCATGGACATGGGCACAGTCACG TCCCTGCAGCTGCCAAAGCCAAGTGCAGTGACGATGAGGAAGAGAAAGAGCCCACCCAAAGGTCCTCGGAGAAAGCTGCCCCCAAGAGGAAGGAGAAGACGCCAGAGTCTG CCATGCGTGTCGCAGGGTACCTAAACCTGGCCGCTGACTTTGCCCACAACTTCACGGACGGCTTGGCACTGGGGGCCTCGTTCTTGGCGGGCAGCACTGTGGGGGCCGTCACCACCCTGACTGTGCTGCTGCACGAAGTCCCCCACGAGGTGGGCGACTTTGCAATCCTCGTGCAATCCGGCTGCAGCAAGAGGAAG GCAATGAAGCTGCAGCTGGTGACAGCCCTGGGGGCGCTGGCAGGCACAGTTTGCTCCCTGTTGGCCGAGGGTGTGGGAGAGGCGGCCACCGCCTGGATCCTCCCCTTCACCGCCGGAGGCTTCATCTACGTGGCCACCGTCTCAGTGATCCCGGAGCTCCTGCGGGATTCAGGGCCCGTCCAGTCCCTGCTTGAGGTGCTGGGCCTCGTGGCTGGTGTGGCTATGATGGTCTTCATCGCCCAGTACGAGTAG